In a single window of the Pseudohongiella acticola genome:
- a CDS encoding CYTH domain-containing protein codes for MAVEIERKYRVIKSRWQPNDTGVDYRQGYLCSGDGRTVRVRIAGAQAFITVKGPTRGYARAEYEYPVPVSDAEEMLTELCPKPLIEKIRYRVEYAGHIWEVDVFNGDNRGLVLAEIELPAEDTRFEVPDWVGEEVSGDPRYFNSSLAVTPQPDPN; via the coding sequence TTGGCCGTTGAAATCGAGCGTAAATACCGCGTCATCAAGAGTCGCTGGCAGCCCAACGATACCGGTGTCGACTACCGTCAAGGTTATCTTTGTTCTGGCGACGGCCGCACGGTGCGGGTTCGCATTGCCGGTGCGCAGGCATTTATTACCGTCAAAGGCCCGACCCGTGGTTATGCCCGCGCTGAATACGAATACCCGGTGCCCGTGTCTGACGCAGAAGAAATGTTGACTGAACTGTGCCCCAAACCGCTGATTGAAAAAATTCGATATCGCGTCGAATATGCCGGTCATATCTGGGAAGTCGACGTATTCAACGGCGATAATCGGGGCCTGGTACTGGCCGAAATCGAGTTGCCCGCCGAGGATACCCGCTTTGAAGTACCGGACTGGGTAGGCGAAGAAGTGTCAGGTGATCCACGGTATTTCAATTCATCACTCGCGGTGACGCCACAACCGGACCCGAACTGA